The Streptomyces achromogenes genome window below encodes:
- a CDS encoding phage holin family protein, which translates to MSAPDGSPVGAERSIGQLFASATTELSALVHDEIALAKAQLKQDVKRGALSGGLFSVAGAVLVFSLPMLNFALAYGIRTWTDWNLAICFLLSFVANCLVAGVLGLLGVVFAKKAQKGKGPQKVAASMKETAGVLQNAKPHPRPELAQERAPEALEAVARSSS; encoded by the coding sequence ATGAGCGCACCCGACGGCAGCCCGGTCGGCGCCGAACGCAGCATCGGCCAGCTGTTCGCCTCGGCGACGACCGAATTGTCGGCGCTGGTGCACGACGAGATCGCGCTGGCGAAGGCGCAGTTGAAGCAGGACGTGAAACGCGGCGCGCTGAGCGGCGGGCTGTTCTCGGTGGCCGGCGCGGTCCTGGTGTTCTCCCTGCCGATGCTGAACTTCGCCCTGGCGTACGGCATCCGGACCTGGACCGACTGGAACCTCGCGATCTGCTTCCTGTTGTCCTTCGTCGCGAACTGCTTGGTCGCGGGCGTCCTCGGGCTGCTCGGCGTGGTCTTCGCGAAGAAGGCACAGAAGGGCAAGGGACCGCAGAAGGTGGCCGCGTCCATGAAGGAGACGGCGGGCGTCCTGCAGAACGCCAAGCCGCACCCGCGACCCGAGCTGGCCCAGGAGCGGGCGCCGGAGGCCCTCGAGGCTGTGGCACGCTCGTCGTCATGA
- the nhaA gene encoding Na+/H+ antiporter NhaA, whose product MNAPRPPAPGPAPRKVFGRLSLPERNFVAEALRTETVGGVLLLVAAVAALIWANVPALHGSYESASHFHLGPEALGLHLSVEHWAADGLLAVFFFVAGIELKRELVAGDLKDPRAAALPVAAALSGMAVPALVYTLTNLTGGGDVSGWAVPTATDIAFALAVLAVIGTSLPSALRAFLLTLAVVDDLFAILIIAVFFTSSIDFAALGGAAAGLVVFWLLLRSGVRGWYVYVPLALTVWALMYNSGVHATVAGVAMGLMLRCTTRDGEEQSPGERIEHVVRPFSSGVAVPLFALFSAGVTLSGSALADVFGQPETLGVVLGLVVGKTLGIFGGTWLTVRFTRASLSEDLAWADVFAVASLAGIGFTVSLLIGELAFEGDAALTDEVKAAVLLGSLIAASLATVLLKLRNARYRRMCETEERDDDLDGIPDIYEQDDPAYHLRMAEIHDRKAAEHRRTAEEISRRLAQEDAAARHGLAEVPGGAGEDGDRPA is encoded by the coding sequence GTGAACGCGCCCCGCCCCCCGGCTCCCGGCCCCGCTCCCCGCAAGGTGTTCGGACGGCTCTCCCTCCCCGAACGGAACTTCGTCGCGGAGGCCCTGCGCACCGAGACCGTCGGCGGGGTCCTGCTGCTCGTGGCCGCCGTGGCCGCGCTGATCTGGGCGAACGTACCCGCACTGCACGGCTCTTACGAGAGCGCGAGCCACTTCCACCTGGGTCCCGAGGCCCTCGGACTCCACCTCTCCGTGGAGCACTGGGCGGCGGACGGCCTCCTCGCCGTCTTCTTCTTCGTCGCCGGCATCGAACTCAAACGAGAACTCGTCGCCGGTGACCTCAAGGACCCGAGAGCCGCCGCGCTCCCGGTCGCGGCAGCCCTGAGCGGCATGGCCGTTCCGGCACTCGTCTACACGCTCACCAACCTCACGGGGGGCGGCGACGTAAGCGGTTGGGCCGTGCCCACGGCCACCGACATCGCGTTCGCGCTCGCCGTGCTCGCCGTCATCGGCACGTCGCTGCCGAGCGCGCTGCGCGCCTTTCTGCTCACTCTCGCCGTCGTCGACGACCTCTTCGCCATCCTGATCATCGCGGTCTTCTTCACGAGCAGCATCGACTTCGCCGCGCTGGGCGGCGCGGCGGCGGGGCTGGTCGTCTTCTGGCTGCTGCTGCGCTCGGGCGTGCGCGGCTGGTACGTCTATGTGCCGCTCGCGCTGACCGTGTGGGCGCTGATGTACAACAGCGGCGTCCATGCCACGGTCGCCGGCGTCGCCATGGGGCTGATGCTGCGCTGCACGACGCGTGACGGTGAGGAGCAGTCACCCGGCGAGCGGATCGAGCACGTCGTGCGGCCCTTCTCCTCCGGTGTCGCGGTCCCGCTGTTCGCCCTGTTCAGCGCCGGGGTCACCCTCTCGGGCAGCGCCCTCGCGGACGTGTTCGGCCAGCCGGAGACACTGGGCGTCGTGCTGGGCCTCGTGGTCGGCAAGACGCTCGGCATCTTCGGCGGAACCTGGCTGACCGTCCGTTTCACCCGGGCTTCACTCAGCGAGGACCTGGCCTGGGCGGACGTCTTCGCCGTCGCGTCCCTCGCCGGCATCGGTTTCACCGTCTCGCTGCTGATCGGGGAGTTGGCCTTCGAGGGCGACGCGGCCCTGACCGACGAGGTGAAGGCCGCCGTCCTGCTGGGCTCGCTGATCGCGGCATCCCTGGCGACGGTGCTGCTGAAGCTGCGCAACGCCCGGTACCGCCGGATGTGCGAGACGGAGGAACGCGACGACGACCTCGACGGCATCCCCGACATCTACGAGCAGGACGACCCGGCGTACCACCTGCGGATGGCGGAGATCCACGACCGCAAGGCCGCCGAACACCGCCGGACGGCCGAGGAGATCAGCCGGCGGCTCGCCCAGGAAGACGCCGCCGCGCGCCACGGGCTTGCCGAAGTGCCGGGCGGGGCAGGCGAGGACGGCGACCGTCCGGCATGA
- the acs gene encoding acetate--CoA ligase codes for MTESPSLSNLLKEERRFTPPAELAAHANVTAEAYEQAKADRLGFWAEQARRLTWAKEPTETLDWSNPPFAKWFKDGELNVAYNCVDRHVEAGNGDRVAIHFEGEPGDSRALSYAELKDEVSKAANALLELGVRKGDRVAVYMPMIPETAIAMLACARIGAAHSVVFGGFSADALATRIQDADAKVVITSDGGYRRGKPSALKPAVDDAVARVDNVEHVLVVRRTGQEVAWTEGRDVWWHEAVDRQSAEHTPEAFEAEHPLFILYTSGTTGKPKGILHTSGGYLTQTAYTHHAVFDLKPETDVYWCTADVGWVTGHSYIVYGPLANGATQVMYEGTPDTPHQGRFWEIVQKYGVTILYTAPTAIRTFMKWGDDIPAKFDLGSLRVLGSVGEPINPEAWIWYRKHIGGDRTPVVDTWWQTETGAMMISPLPGVTATKPGSAQTPLPGISATVVDDEANEVPNGGGGYLVLTEPWPSMLRTIWGDDQRFLDTYWSRFEGRYFAGDGAKKDDDGDVWLLGRVDDVMLVSGHNISTTEVESALVSHPSVAEAAVVGAADETTGQAIVAFVILRGTANAEDEHLVADLRNHVGATLGPIAKPKRVLPVAELPKTRSGKIMRRLLRDVAENRQLGDVTTLTDSTVMDLIQAKLPAAPSED; via the coding sequence ATGACCGAGTCTCCTTCACTTTCCAACCTGCTCAAGGAAGAGCGCAGGTTCACGCCGCCCGCCGAGCTGGCGGCCCACGCCAACGTCACGGCGGAGGCGTACGAGCAGGCCAAGGCTGACAGGCTCGGCTTCTGGGCCGAGCAGGCGCGTCGGCTCACCTGGGCCAAGGAGCCGACCGAGACGCTGGACTGGTCGAACCCGCCGTTCGCCAAGTGGTTCAAGGACGGCGAACTCAACGTCGCGTACAACTGCGTCGACCGGCACGTGGAGGCCGGCAACGGAGACCGGGTCGCCATCCACTTCGAGGGTGAACCGGGCGACAGCCGCGCACTTTCCTACGCCGAGCTCAAGGACGAAGTCTCCAAGGCCGCCAACGCCCTGCTGGAGCTGGGAGTTCGCAAGGGCGACCGGGTCGCGGTGTACATGCCGATGATCCCCGAGACGGCGATCGCGATGCTCGCCTGCGCCCGGATCGGCGCGGCGCACTCCGTCGTCTTCGGCGGCTTCTCGGCGGACGCGCTGGCCACCCGGATCCAGGACGCGGACGCCAAGGTCGTCATCACGTCCGACGGCGGTTACCGGCGCGGCAAGCCGTCCGCGCTGAAGCCGGCCGTCGACGACGCCGTGGCGCGCGTGGACAACGTCGAGCACGTCCTCGTGGTGCGACGCACCGGCCAGGAGGTGGCCTGGACCGAGGGCCGCGACGTGTGGTGGCACGAGGCCGTCGACCGGCAGTCGGCCGAGCACACGCCCGAGGCGTTCGAGGCCGAGCACCCGCTCTTCATCCTCTACACCTCCGGCACCACGGGTAAGCCCAAGGGCATCCTGCACACCTCCGGCGGCTACCTCACGCAGACCGCCTACACCCACCACGCGGTCTTCGACCTCAAACCCGAGACCGACGTGTACTGGTGCACCGCCGACGTCGGCTGGGTCACCGGGCACTCCTACATCGTGTACGGGCCGCTGGCCAACGGCGCGACGCAGGTCATGTACGAGGGCACGCCCGACACCCCGCACCAAGGCCGCTTCTGGGAAATCGTGCAGAAGTACGGGGTCACGATCCTGTACACGGCGCCGACCGCCATCCGCACGTTCATGAAGTGGGGCGACGACATCCCCGCGAAGTTCGACCTCGGCAGCCTGCGCGTGCTGGGCTCGGTCGGGGAGCCGATCAACCCCGAGGCGTGGATCTGGTACCGCAAGCACATCGGGGGCGACCGCACGCCCGTCGTGGACACCTGGTGGCAGACCGAGACCGGCGCGATGATGATCTCGCCGCTGCCCGGCGTGACGGCGACCAAGCCGGGGTCGGCGCAGACGCCGCTGCCGGGCATCTCCGCGACCGTCGTCGACGACGAGGCCAACGAGGTGCCGAACGGCGGCGGCGGCTATCTGGTCCTCACCGAGCCGTGGCCGTCGATGCTGCGCACCATCTGGGGCGACGACCAGCGGTTCCTCGACACCTACTGGTCCCGCTTCGAGGGCAGGTACTTCGCGGGCGACGGGGCGAAGAAGGACGACGACGGGGACGTCTGGCTCCTCGGGCGCGTCGACGACGTGATGCTGGTGTCGGGTCACAACATCTCCACCACCGAGGTGGAGTCGGCGTTGGTGTCCCACCCGTCCGTCGCCGAGGCCGCCGTCGTGGGCGCCGCGGACGAGACGACCGGGCAGGCCATCGTCGCCTTCGTCATCCTGCGCGGCACGGCGAACGCGGAGGACGAGCATCTCGTCGCCGACCTGCGCAACCACGTGGGCGCCACGCTCGGGCCGATCGCCAAGCCGAAGCGCGTCCTGCCGGTGGCGGAGCTGCCGAAGACCCGCTCCGGCAAGATCATGCGCCGGCTGCTGCGGGACGTCGCGGAGAACCGACAGCTGGGTGACGTCACCACGCTGACCGACTCCACGGTCATGGACCTCATCCAGGCCAAGCTCCCCGCCGCACCCAGCGAGGACTGA
- a CDS encoding bifunctional SulP family inorganic anion transporter/carbonic anhydrase: protein MSACVPTRTTAHSKRTKRVQQPHSPPPPPHRRFRVAGADVSASIAVFLIALPLSLGIALATGAPLQAGLVAAAVGGIVAGWIGGSPLQVSGPAAGLTVVTADLIQRYGWRTTCAITVLAGLAQLGLGCLRVARTALAVSPAIVHGMLAGIGVTIAVAQLHVVLGGNPQSSVLDNLRSLPPQLADLHPAAVVVSALTLALLLLWPRIPGRAGRLLNKVPAALVAVTGATTMAALAGLTLPKVDLPSWSSHALAGLPEGPVLGLVAAVLTTTLVCSVQSLLGAVAVDKMIATRPGLLGSRSARVGRSDLDRELLGQGAANIVSGALGGLPVAGVAVRSSANVRAGAVSRNSTMLHGVLVVVAALLMVPILDLIPLASLAALVMAVGIQMVSLHHIRTVTRHREVLVYAVTTLGVVVFGVLEGVALGIAVAVAVALHRLARTRITHTEKEGVHHVQVRGQLTFLAVPRLSRILHLVPQGTHVVVELDGSFMDHAAYESLQHWQKTHTAHGGSVDLTGRRSAFGGRLLEPAAAEGAADGQEVGAALADCRCRPWTPWRNHQCEQPRSAPLSLLEGADGSADGSADTGSGTGSGTGSGTGSGTGSGGESGTSEPTPSAREPVRWYSEPMHGVTVHDEPVHDEPGHGFAGLAEADGSAAEAAADGARSGGDGPADADGALEVGGNPGSGACARTGRTDDGHGDAGAHRSAGTAEAVGPGSGTEPRASEPSARRLVRGISAFQRNTAPLVRGELARLAREGQQPSQLFLACADSRLVTSMITSSGPGDLFVVRNVGNLVPPPGEESGDDSVAAAIEYAVDVLNVRSITVCGHSGCGAMQALLTCEPGAARTPLRRWLRHGLPSLERMADHSRPVARLAGRAAADTAEQLCLTNVVQQLEHLRTHPSVTRALQAGALELHGLYFHVGEAQTYLLTGAGPDGGEVFDHVGVADVSA from the coding sequence ATGTCCGCCTGCGTCCCCACCCGCACCACCGCCCACTCGAAGCGAACGAAGCGCGTCCAGCAGCCCCACAGTCCGCCACCACCCCCTCACCGCCGCTTCCGCGTCGCGGGCGCCGATGTCTCCGCGTCGATCGCGGTGTTCCTGATCGCCCTCCCGCTGTCCCTCGGCATCGCCCTCGCCACCGGCGCGCCCCTTCAGGCCGGCCTCGTCGCCGCCGCCGTGGGCGGGATCGTCGCCGGCTGGATCGGCGGGTCGCCACTCCAGGTCAGCGGCCCCGCTGCGGGCCTGACCGTCGTCACCGCCGATCTCATCCAGCGCTACGGATGGCGGACGACCTGCGCCATCACCGTTCTCGCCGGACTCGCCCAGCTGGGCCTCGGCTGTCTGCGCGTGGCGCGCACGGCCCTCGCCGTCAGTCCCGCCATCGTGCACGGCATGCTCGCCGGCATCGGCGTCACCATCGCCGTCGCTCAGCTCCATGTCGTCCTCGGCGGCAATCCGCAGAGTTCCGTTCTCGACAACCTTCGAAGCCTGCCACCCCAGTTGGCCGACCTGCACCCCGCGGCCGTCGTCGTGAGCGCGCTGACGCTGGCCCTGCTGCTGCTCTGGCCGCGTATCCCCGGGCGGGCGGGCCGCCTGCTGAACAAGGTGCCCGCCGCGCTGGTCGCGGTCACCGGCGCGACCACCATGGCCGCGCTCGCCGGCCTCACCCTGCCGAAGGTCGACCTGCCGTCCTGGAGCAGTCACGCCCTGGCCGGGCTCCCCGAGGGGCCGGTGCTCGGGCTGGTGGCCGCCGTGCTCACCACCACGCTCGTCTGCAGTGTCCAGTCGCTGCTCGGCGCGGTCGCCGTGGACAAGATGATCGCCACCCGCCCCGGCCTGCTCGGTTCCCGCTCCGCCCGCGTCGGCCGCTCCGATCTGGACCGCGAGCTGCTCGGCCAGGGCGCGGCCAACATCGTCTCCGGCGCGCTCGGCGGACTCCCGGTCGCGGGCGTGGCCGTGCGCAGTTCGGCGAACGTCCGAGCCGGTGCCGTGAGCCGGAACTCCACGATGCTGCACGGCGTTCTCGTAGTAGTCGCCGCGCTGCTGATGGTCCCGATCCTGGATCTCATCCCGCTCGCCTCACTCGCCGCCCTGGTGATGGCCGTCGGTATCCAGATGGTGTCCCTGCACCACATTCGCACGGTGACGCGCCACCGAGAGGTGCTGGTGTACGCCGTCACCACCCTTGGAGTGGTCGTCTTCGGAGTCCTCGAAGGCGTGGCCCTCGGCATCGCCGTGGCCGTGGCGGTGGCCCTGCACCGCCTCGCCCGCACCCGCATCACGCACACCGAGAAGGAAGGAGTCCATCACGTACAGGTCAGAGGCCAGTTGACGTTCCTGGCCGTGCCGCGGCTCAGCCGCATCCTGCACCTCGTCCCCCAAGGCACCCATGTCGTCGTCGAGTTGGACGGCTCCTTCATGGATCACGCCGCTTACGAGTCCCTGCAGCACTGGCAGAAGACGCACACCGCACACGGCGGCTCCGTCGACCTGACCGGCCGGCGCTCCGCCTTCGGGGGCAGACTCCTCGAGCCTGCCGCCGCCGAAGGCGCCGCTGACGGCCAGGAAGTGGGCGCTGCCCTCGCCGACTGCCGCTGCCGTCCCTGGACGCCTTGGCGCAACCACCAGTGCGAGCAGCCGCGTTCCGCCCCGCTGTCCCTCCTCGAAGGTGCCGACGGCAGTGCCGACGGAAGTGCCGACACCGGTTCGGGCACCGGCTCGGGCACCGGTTCGGGCACCGGTTCGGGCACCGGTTCGGGTGGCGAGTCCGGCACCTCGGAGCCGACGCCGTCGGCCAGGGAACCGGTCAGGTGGTACAGCGAACCGATGCATGGCGTGACAGTGCATGACGAGCCAGTGCATGACGAGCCAGGGCACGGCTTCGCGGGCCTCGCCGAGGCAGACGGATCGGCGGCCGAAGCCGCGGCCGACGGGGCCCGGTCCGGGGGCGATGGGCCCGCCGATGCCGACGGGGCTCTCGAAGTCGGCGGCAATCCCGGCAGCGGCGCCTGCGCCCGTACCGGGAGGACCGATGACGGCCACGGAGACGCCGGGGCCCACCGGTCCGCCGGAACTGCCGAAGCCGTGGGGCCGGGAAGCGGAACCGAACCGAGGGCGTCCGAGCCGAGCGCACGCCGGCTCGTCCGTGGCATCAGCGCGTTCCAGCGCAACACCGCGCCGCTGGTGCGGGGCGAGCTGGCCCGACTGGCGCGGGAGGGGCAGCAGCCGTCCCAGCTGTTCCTCGCCTGCGCCGACTCACGGCTGGTCACGTCGATGATCACCTCCAGTGGTCCCGGCGACCTGTTCGTGGTGCGCAACGTGGGCAACCTGGTGCCCCCGCCCGGCGAAGAGAGCGGGGACGACTCGGTGGCCGCCGCGATCGAGTACGCGGTGGACGTGCTGAACGTGCGGTCCATCACCGTGTGCGGCCACTCGGGGTGCGGAGCCATGCAGGCGCTGCTCACCTGCGAGCCCGGCGCGGCGCGCACGCCGCTGAGACGGTGGCTGCGGCACGGCCTGCCGAGCCTGGAGCGGATGGCCGACCACAGCCGTCCCGTCGCTCGGCTGGCCGGACGGGCGGCGGCGGACACAGCCGAACAGCTGTGCCTGACCAATGTCGTCCAGCAGCTCGAGCACCTGCGCACACACCCGTCCGTGACCCGGGCGCTTCAGGCCGGGGCGCTGGAGCTGCACGGGCTGTACTTCCATGTCGGCGAGGCACAGACGTATCTGCTCACCGGGGCCGGGCCGGACGGCGGCGAGGTCTTCGACCACGTCGGGGTGGCGGACGTGTCCGCCTGA
- a CDS encoding oxidoreductase → MSTTGASADPLAALGSLPGVAESVESVRKAVDRVYGHRVMRRRSGAVTSEAALRGARGSAALSGADWALEEVRRRSDFGVDGEARVMGASLRLTAEAGQLLSIWRQSPLRVLARLHLVAAASNGDEVGRPRHAGEPVDEPLIELPLPVADELAGRLEGLSELIIAGGSAPALVTAAVVHGELLALRPFTSHNGLVARAAERVVLIGSGLDPKSVCPAEVGHAELGRAAYLAALDGYASGTPDGMAAWITHCGKAVELGARESTAVCEALQRGAA, encoded by the coding sequence ATGAGTACGACAGGCGCGTCCGCCGATCCGCTTGCGGCCCTGGGCTCGTTGCCCGGCGTGGCCGAGTCCGTGGAGTCCGTCCGCAAGGCCGTGGACCGGGTCTACGGCCACCGCGTCATGCGCCGCCGCAGCGGCGCGGTCACTTCGGAGGCCGCCCTGCGCGGAGCCCGCGGCTCCGCGGCGCTGTCCGGGGCGGACTGGGCCCTGGAGGAGGTGCGCCGACGCAGCGACTTCGGCGTGGACGGTGAGGCGCGCGTCATGGGCGCCTCACTGCGGCTCACGGCGGAGGCGGGCCAGTTGCTGTCCATCTGGCGGCAGTCGCCCCTGCGGGTGCTGGCGCGCCTGCACCTCGTTGCCGCCGCGAGCAACGGTGACGAGGTCGGCCGCCCGCGCCACGCCGGGGAGCCGGTCGACGAGCCGTTGATCGAGCTGCCCCTGCCGGTTGCGGACGAGCTGGCCGGCCGCCTGGAGGGCCTGTCCGAACTGATCATCGCGGGAGGGTCCGCGCCCGCCCTGGTGACGGCCGCGGTCGTGCACGGGGAGCTTCTGGCGCTCCGCCCCTTCACCTCCCACAACGGTCTGGTGGCGCGGGCCGCCGAGCGTGTCGTCCTGATCGGCAGCGGCCTCGACCCCAAGTCGGTCTGCCCCGCCGAGGTGGGGCACGCCGAGCTCGGCAGGGCCGCCTATCTCGCGGCCCTGGACGGCTACGCGTCCGGCACCCCGGACGGCATGGCGGCGTGGATCACCCACTGCGGCAAAGCCGTGGAGCTGGGCGCCCGCGAGTCGACAGCGGTGTGCGAGGCGCTGCAGCGCGGAGCGGCATGA
- a CDS encoding HAD family hydrolase, whose protein sequence is MLLVVENHSLPRTAAFFDLDKTVIAKSSTLTFSKSFYQGGLINRRAALRTAYAQFVFLVGGMDHDQMERTREYLSALVRGWNVQQVKEIVAETLHDLIDPLIYDEAASLIEEHHVAGRDVVIVSTSGAEVVEPIGELLGADRVVATRMVVGEDGCFTGEVEYYAYGPTKAEAVKELAVSEGYDLSRCYAYSDSATDLPMLQSVGHPHAVNPDRALRREAVARGWPILDFHRPVRLKQRIPAFSVPPRPALVAMAAIGAAAATAGLVWYASRRRTATV, encoded by the coding sequence ATGCTCTTGGTTGTGGAAAACCACTCCTTGCCCCGCACAGCGGCCTTCTTTGACCTGGACAAGACGGTCATTGCGAAGTCGAGCACGCTCACCTTCAGCAAGTCCTTCTACCAAGGCGGGCTGATCAACCGCCGGGCGGCCTTGCGCACCGCATACGCCCAGTTCGTCTTCCTCGTCGGCGGCATGGACCACGACCAGATGGAGCGGACTCGCGAGTACCTGTCCGCCCTCGTGCGCGGCTGGAACGTCCAACAGGTCAAGGAGATCGTGGCCGAGACCCTTCACGACCTGATCGACCCCCTCATCTACGACGAGGCGGCATCACTGATCGAGGAGCACCACGTCGCCGGCCGTGACGTGGTCATCGTCTCCACCTCGGGCGCCGAGGTGGTCGAGCCGATCGGCGAGCTGCTCGGGGCTGACCGCGTGGTCGCCACCCGGATGGTCGTGGGCGAGGACGGCTGCTTCACCGGCGAGGTGGAGTACTACGCGTACGGTCCGACGAAGGCGGAGGCGGTCAAGGAGCTGGCCGTGTCCGAGGGCTACGACCTCTCCCGCTGCTACGCCTACAGCGACTCGGCGACCGACCTGCCGATGCTGCAGTCGGTCGGGCATCCGCACGCGGTGAACCCGGACCGGGCGCTGCGGCGCGAGGCCGTGGCGCGCGGCTGGCCGATTCTCGACTTCCACCGGCCGGTGCGCCTCAAGCAGCGGATCCCCGCCTTCTCCGTGCCGCCCCGCCCGGCACTCGTCGCCATGGCGGCCATAGGAGCGGCAGCGGCCACCGCGGGTCTGGTCTGGTACGCCAGCAGGCGCCGGACGGCAACGGTCTGA
- the ssd gene encoding septum site-determining protein Ssd, translating into MTGAVTHEPPPTTGGRPGKPLIVTEDPDLLDDLLRLCAAAGATPEVHHSTPERRGIWESAPLVLVGDDAARRVRGAARRRGVVLVGRDQDDSGVWQRAVEIGADHVLMLPDGEQWLVDRIADVAEGIGRPALTVGVIGGRGGAGASTLACALAVTSAREGLRTLLVDADPLGGGLDVLLGGESAEGLRWPAFAASRGRVGGGALEESLPRLHSLRVLSWDRGDCVAIAPQAVRAVLAAARRRGGTVVVDLPRRIDDSGAEVLAQLDLGLLVVPAELRAVAAAGRVASAVGMVLRDLRVAVRGPYGPGLDDGEVSRLLGLPLAGEVPVETSLLRPDGGKAPPGATARGPLARFCKEFWERALTETGRS; encoded by the coding sequence ATGACCGGAGCCGTCACACACGAGCCGCCGCCCACCACCGGAGGGCGCCCGGGCAAACCTCTGATCGTCACGGAGGATCCGGACCTCCTCGACGACCTGCTGCGCCTGTGCGCCGCGGCCGGCGCCACACCGGAGGTGCACCACTCGACGCCGGAGCGCCGGGGCATCTGGGAGTCCGCGCCGCTCGTCCTGGTCGGCGACGACGCGGCACGCCGCGTGCGCGGGGCCGCCCGCCGACGTGGGGTGGTCCTCGTCGGTCGCGACCAGGACGACTCGGGGGTGTGGCAGCGCGCCGTGGAGATCGGCGCCGACCACGTCCTGATGCTTCCCGACGGCGAGCAGTGGCTGGTCGACCGCATCGCCGACGTCGCCGAGGGCATCGGCCGGCCCGCCCTCACCGTCGGCGTGATCGGCGGTCGCGGCGGCGCGGGAGCGTCCACCCTCGCCTGCGCCCTCGCCGTCACCTCGGCACGCGAGGGGCTGCGCACCCTGCTGGTGGACGCCGACCCACTGGGCGGTGGACTCGACGTGCTTCTCGGCGGCGAGAGCGCCGAGGGCCTGCGCTGGCCCGCCTTCGCCGCCTCACGGGGGCGGGTCGGCGGCGGCGCCCTGGAGGAGTCGCTGCCCCGACTGCACTCCCTGCGTGTCCTGAGCTGGGACCGAGGCGACTGCGTCGCCATCGCGCCCCAGGCCGTACGCGCGGTGCTCGCGGCGGCCCGACGCAGGGGCGGCACGGTCGTCGTCGACCTGCCACGCCGTATCGACGACTCGGGTGCCGAGGTTCTGGCCCAGCTCGACCTCGGCCTCCTCGTGGTCCCCGCCGAACTGCGCGCCGTCGCCGCAGCCGGGCGCGTGGCCTCCGCCGTCGGCATGGTCCTGCGCGACCTGCGGGTGGCGGTGCGCGGCCCCTACGGACCGGGGCTCGACGACGGTGAGGTGTCCCGCCTGCTCGGGCTGCCGCTGGCCGGCGAGGTGCCCGTCGAGACGAGCCTGCTGCGTCCGGACGGCGGTAAGGCGCCGCCGGGTGCGACCGCGCGCGGGCCCCTCGCCCGCTTCTGCAAGGAGTTCTGGGAGCGGGCGCTGACCGAGACGGGCAGGTCATGA
- a CDS encoding TadA family conjugal transfer-associated ATPase: protein MSAPLGLERTSEAGALLDGVRRWLAESGADPTPARVAQALREQGRVLGDAEVLGAAEHLRSELIGSGPLEPLLADPRVTDVLVSAPDRVWVDRGGGLEPTGVSFPDAAAVRRLAQRLAAVAGRRLDDARPWVDARLPDGTRLHAVLPPVAVGCTCLSLRVARPRAFTLEELEAAGTVPPGGERVLRALLRARLSFLVSGGTGSGKTTLLSALLGLVGPGERIVLAEDSAELRPDHPHVVRMESRPANQEGAGLVTLEDLVRQALRMRPDRLVVGEVRGREVVDLLAALNTGHQGGCGTVHANAAGDVPARLEALGTAAGLDRVALHSQLAAALSVVLHLARDPAGRRRIAEVHVLERDLSGLVRTVPALRWTPEAFARERGWERLRELLRSEEDDESSDEE, encoded by the coding sequence ATGAGCGCGCCGCTCGGCCTCGAACGGACGAGCGAGGCCGGGGCGTTGCTGGACGGCGTACGCCGGTGGCTCGCCGAGAGCGGGGCGGACCCGACTCCCGCGCGCGTGGCGCAGGCCCTTCGCGAACAGGGCCGGGTCCTCGGGGACGCGGAAGTCCTCGGGGCGGCCGAGCATCTGCGCAGCGAACTGATCGGCAGTGGCCCTCTGGAGCCGCTGCTGGCCGACCCCAGGGTGACGGACGTACTGGTCTCCGCCCCGGACCGGGTGTGGGTCGACCGCGGCGGCGGCCTCGAACCGACCGGTGTCTCCTTCCCGGACGCGGCGGCCGTGCGACGCCTCGCGCAGCGGCTGGCGGCGGTGGCCGGACGGCGGCTGGACGACGCCCGCCCATGGGTCGACGCCCGGCTGCCGGACGGGACGCGACTGCACGCGGTGCTGCCCCCGGTGGCCGTCGGCTGCACCTGCCTGTCGCTGCGCGTCGCGCGGCCCCGCGCCTTCACGCTCGAGGAACTGGAAGCCGCCGGCACGGTCCCGCCGGGTGGCGAGCGGGTGCTGCGGGCCCTGCTGCGAGCCCGATTGTCCTTCCTGGTGAGCGGTGGGACGGGGAGCGGCAAGACGACCTTGCTGAGTGCGCTCCTCGGCCTGGTCGGGCCAGGGGAGCGGATCGTCCTGGCGGAGGACTCGGCGGAGCTGCGACCGGATCACCCGCACGTAGTCCGCATGGAGAGCAGGCCCGCCAACCAGGAGGGGGCGGGGCTCGTCACGCTCGAGGACCTGGTGCGCCAGGCCCTGCGAATGCGGCCGGACCGGCTTGTCGTGGGCGAGGTGCGAGGGCGGGAGGTCGTCGATCTGCTGGCCGCGCTCAACACGGGCCACCAGGGCGGCTGCGGCACGGTCCACGCCAACGCCGCAGGCGATGTCCCCGCCCGGCTGGAGGCGCTCGGTACGGCGGCCGGGCTCGACCGGGTCGCCCTGCACAGCCAGTTGGCGGCAGCCCTGTCGGTGGTCCTGCATCTGGCACGCGACCCGGCGGGCCGACGGCGGATCGCGGAGGTGCACGTGCTGGAACGGGATCTGTCCGGATTGGTGCGGACCGTGCCGGCACTGCGCTGGACGCCCGAGGCCTTCGCTCGCGAACGGGGGTGGGAGCGGCTGCGGGAGCTGCTGCGGAGCGAGGAGGACGACGAGTCGAGCGATGAGGAGTGA